In Rutidosis leptorrhynchoides isolate AG116_Rl617_1_P2 chromosome 2, CSIRO_AGI_Rlap_v1, whole genome shotgun sequence, one genomic interval encodes:
- the LOC139890410 gene encoding protein ALP1-like: MDKAFKMFNFLIDDSDDEKIVTFVNSLWEEEEEEVEGEASSSRVPHPRTYIARDREAAAERLYNDYFAESPNYPEKKFKRRFRMSRQLLLCIIKGISNYNSHNIPDYFLYFRERPDCTGRQSLTIYQKCTAAIRQMAYGTTPDMFDEYIKIGEKTDAQCLENFCQCVFHLFAREYLRKPTADDIARLYNFHSQKHGLPGMLGSIDWQYTRGDQKGPSVMLEAVASQDLWICHAFFGMAGSNNDINVLNMSSLFNTIKDVSAPPSPFEVNGHHYERGYYLGDGIYSDWAMLVKAPHNPIDEPRKKFKRFQESARKDIERAFGVLQGRFAMLKTPARTLDFNKIRRQMYACIVLHNMIQENNGFVITHREERMIARNPPRRLIRNLRDRNAIVKEIQDRQVHNILEADLTEHVWNLSPFFRSANNVE; the protein is encoded by the exons ATGGATAAGGCCTTCAAAATGTTTAACTTTTTAATCGATGATTCGGATGATGAAAAAATTGTTACGTTCGTTAACAGTTTATGGGAAGAGGAGGAAGAAGAAGTAGAAGGAGAGGCGAGTAGTTCACGAGTCCCTCATCCCCGCACTTATATTGCACGGGATCGTGAAGCTGCTGCCGAGAGGTTATACAATGATTATTTTGCGGAATCACCGAATTATCCTGAAAAAAAGTTCAAGCGACGGTTTCGAATGAGTCGTCAATTGTTGCTCTGTATCATCAAAGGTATATCTAACTATAATAGTCATAATATACCCGATTATTTTTTGTACTTTAGGGAGCGTCCCGATTGTACTGGACGTCAAAGTTTGACAATATACCAAAAGTGTACGGCGGCCATACGCCAAATGGCGTATGGAACCACACCTGATATGTTTGACGAATATATAAAAATTGGTGAGAAAACTGATGCCCAATGTCTAGAAAACTTTTGTCAATGCGTATTTCATTTGTTTGCAAGAGAGTATTTGCGTAAACCAACCGCCGATGATATTGCTCGACTTTATAATTTTCATTCACAAAAACATGGTTTACCGGGTATGCTTGgtagtattgatt GGCAATATACTCGAGGTGATCAAAAAGGCCCGTCTGTTATGCTCGAGGCAGTAGCCTCTCAAGATTTGTGGATATGTCATGCTTTTTTTGGTATGGCGGGTTCAAACAACGACATTAATGTTTTAAATATGTCGTCATTATTCAACACCATAAAAGATGTCAGTGCTCCACCTTCACCATTTGAAGTAAACGGGCATCACTATGAGAGAGGGTATTACTTAGGTGATGGTATATACTCGGATTGGGCTATGTTGGTAAAAGCTCCCCACAACCCAATTGACGAACCACGCAAAAAATTTAAAAGGTTTCAAGAAAGTGCAAGGAAAGATATTGAGCGTGCATTTGGGGTACTTCAAGGAAGATTTGCAATGTTAAAAACTCCGGCGAGAACTTTAGacttcaacaaaattagaagacaaaTGTACGCTTGTATTGTCTTACATAACATGATTCAAGAAAACAATGGTTTTGTGATAACTCACCGAGAGGAAAGAATGATTGCAAGGAATCCGCCACGACGGTTAATCAGGAATTTGAGGGATCGAAATGCTATTGTTAAGGAAATACAAGATCGTCAAGTACACAATATATTGGAGGCCGATCTAACCGAACATGTTTGGAACTTGTCACCGTTTTTTCGTTCCGCTAATAATGTCGAGTAG